In Streptomyces sclerotialus, one genomic interval encodes:
- the benA gene encoding benzoate 1,2-dioxygenase large subunit, translated as MTQTSVTARAILDDALVEDEENGIYRARRKIFTDEEIFELEMKHIFEGNWVYLAHETQIPEIGDYFTTYIGRQPVVISRSKDGELHALINACSHRGAMLCRRKTDNRTTFTCPFHGWTFNNAGRLLKVKDGRGAGYPEQFNRDGSHDLTKVARFENYRGFLFGSLNPDVLPLTEHLGEATKIIDMIVDQSPEGLEVLRGSSTYTYDGNWKVQAENGADGYHVSATHWNYAATTARRTSGESANDTKNMDAGSWARQKGGYYSFAHGHLLLWTRWEDPSNRSLNERRDELVAEFGEDKADWMIEYSRNLCLYPNVYLMDQFSSQIRHFRPVSVDRTEVTIYCIAPKGESAEARANRIRQYEDFFNATGMATPDDLEEFRSCQKTYLAEAAPWNDLSRGVAHKIEGPDEDAKKLGIHPIASGARTEDETLYPIQHGYWLDTMRRAVAAEDGATA; from the coding sequence ATGACGCAGACGTCGGTCACCGCCCGGGCGATCCTGGACGACGCCCTGGTGGAGGACGAGGAGAACGGCATCTACCGGGCCCGGCGGAAGATCTTCACCGACGAGGAGATCTTCGAGCTGGAGATGAAGCACATCTTCGAGGGCAACTGGGTCTATCTCGCCCACGAGACGCAGATTCCGGAGATCGGCGACTACTTCACGACGTACATCGGCCGCCAGCCCGTGGTGATCTCGCGGAGCAAGGACGGCGAGCTGCACGCGCTGATCAACGCGTGCAGTCACCGCGGCGCGATGCTCTGCCGCCGCAAGACGGACAACCGCACCACCTTCACCTGTCCGTTCCACGGCTGGACCTTCAACAACGCCGGCAGGCTGCTGAAGGTCAAGGACGGCCGCGGCGCCGGCTACCCGGAGCAGTTCAACAGAGACGGCTCGCACGACCTGACGAAGGTCGCCCGCTTCGAGAACTACCGCGGCTTCCTCTTCGGCAGCCTCAACCCGGACGTGCTGCCGCTCACCGAGCACCTCGGCGAGGCCACCAAGATCATCGACATGATCGTGGACCAGTCCCCGGAGGGCCTGGAGGTGCTGCGCGGCTCCTCCACCTACACCTACGACGGCAACTGGAAGGTGCAGGCGGAGAACGGCGCCGACGGCTACCACGTCTCCGCCACGCACTGGAACTACGCGGCCACCACGGCCCGCCGCACCTCCGGCGAGTCCGCCAACGACACCAAGAACATGGACGCCGGCAGCTGGGCCCGCCAGAAGGGCGGCTACTACTCCTTCGCACACGGCCACCTGCTGCTGTGGACCCGCTGGGAGGACCCGTCCAACCGCTCGCTGAACGAGCGCCGGGACGAGCTGGTCGCGGAGTTCGGCGAGGACAAGGCCGACTGGATGATCGAGTACTCGCGCAATCTGTGCCTGTACCCGAACGTCTATCTGATGGACCAGTTCAGCTCCCAGATCCGGCACTTCCGCCCGGTCTCCGTGGACAGGACCGAGGTCACCATCTACTGCATCGCCCCCAAGGGCGAGAGCGCCGAGGCCCGCGCCAACCGCATCCGCCAGTACGAGGACTTCTTCAACGCCACCGGCATGGCCACCCCGGACGACCTGGAGGAGTTCCGCTCCTGCCAGAAGACCTACCTGGCCGAGGCCGCGCCCTGGAACGACCTCAGCCGCGGCGTCGCCCACAAGATCGAAGGCCCGGACGAGGACGCGAAGAAGCTCGGCATCCACCCCATCGCCAGCGGCGCGCGCACCGAGGACGAGACCCTCTACCCGATCCAGCACGGCTACTGGCTGGACACCATGCGCCGCGCGGTGGCCGCCGAGGACGGAGCGACGGCATGA